The following proteins are encoded in a genomic region of Pseudorca crassidens isolate mPseCra1 chromosome 1, mPseCra1.hap1, whole genome shotgun sequence:
- the RIOX1 gene encoding ribosomal oxygenase 1, translating to MDGLRASAGLPRRGRLRRRRQPQPHSGSVLALPLRPRKIRRQLRRSVASRMAALRAQALPSEDSEDSRVESMVDDRRDPLAGGAAALSDVTRREPYGHLGPAELLEASPASRSLQTPRALVEAQTPSARLVEAQTPPARLVEASALPARLVQASGPPPRLVETSAVLCSAQHLAAAPPSVAPATLSGPQGESAGGELPWDSPLQRVLAELNRIPSSRRRAARLFEWLIAPMPPDHFYRRLWEREAVLVRRQDHTYYQGLFSTADLDSMLRDEEVQFGQHLDAARYISGRRETLNPPGRALPAAAWSLYRAGCSLRLLCPQAFSTTVWQFLAVLQEQFGSMAGSNVYLTPPNSQGFAPHYDDIEAFVLQLEGRKLWRVYRPRVPTEELALTSSPNFSQDDLGEPVLQTVLEPGDLLYFPRGFIHQAECQDGVHSLHLTLSTYQRNTWGDFLEAVLPLAVQAAMEENVEFRRGLPRDFMDYMGAQHSESKDPRRTAFMEKVRVLVARLGHFAPVDAVADQRAKDFIHDSLPPVLTERERALSVYGLPIRWEAGEPVNVGAQLTTETEVHMLQDGIARLVGEGGHLFLYYTVENSRVYHLEEPKCLEIYPQQADAMELLLRSYPEFVRVADLPCDSVEDQLSLATMLYDKGLLLTKMPLT from the coding sequence ATGGACGGGCTCCGGGCTAGCGCTGGGCTGCCGAGGCGCGGGCGGTTGAGGCGCCGGCGCCAGCCACAGCCACATAGCGGGTCggtcctggccctgcccctgaGGCCCAGGAAGATCCGAAGGCAGCTGAGGAGAAGTGTCGCGTCCCGGATGGCCGCGCTGAGGGCCCAGGCGCTGCCGAGCGAGGACTCGGAGGACTCGAGGGTGGAGTCGATGGTCGACGATCGCAGGGACCCGCTGGCTGGAGGGGCGGCGGCCCTCTCGGATGTGACCCGGCGGGAGCCGTACGGCCACCTCGGGCCCGCGGAGCTGTTAGAGGCCTCGCCCGCGTCCCGATCCCTGCAGACTCCCCGCGCCCTGGTGGAGGCGCAGACCCCATCGGCGCGCTTGGTGGAGGCGCAGACCCCGCCGGCGCGCCTGGTGGAGGCATCCGCCCTGCCGGCACGCCTGGTGCAGGCCTCGGGCCCCCCGCCGCGCTTGGTGGAGACCTCGGCCGTGCTGTGCTCTGCCCAGCACTTGGCGGCCGCCCCGCCGTCCGTGGCTCCAGCGACGCTGTCGGGGCCGCAGGGGGAAAGCGCGGGTGGGGAGCTGCCCTGGGACTCCCCGCTGCAGCGCGTCTTGGCTGAGCTGAACCGCATCCCCAGCAgccggcggcgggcggcgcgccTCTTCGAGTGGCTCATCGCGCCCATGCCGCCCGACCATTTCTACCGGCGCCTATGGGAGCGCGAGGCTGTGCTGGTGCGGCGGCAGGACCACACGTACTACCAGGGTCTTTTCTCTACCGCCGATCTGGACTCAATGCTGCGCGACGAGGAGGTGCAGTTTGGGCAGCACCTGGACGCCGCGCGCTACATCAGTGGGCGGCGCGAGACCCTGAACCCACCCGGCCGCGCCCTGCCCGCCGCCGCGTGGTCCCTGTACAGGGCCGGCTGCTCCCTGCGCCTCCTCTGTCCGCAGGCTTTCTCCACCACCGTGTGGCAGTTTTTGGCTGTGCTCCAGGAGCAGTTTGGAAGCATGGCAGGCTCCAACGTTTACCTCACGCCCCCCAACTCGCAGGGCTTTGCCCCCCACTACGACGATATCGAGGCTTTTGTGCTGCAGCTGGAAGGTAGGAAACTCTGGCGGGTCTACCGACCGCGGGTTCCGACCGAGGAACTAGCCCTGACATCCAGCCCCAACTTCAGTCAGGACGACCTAGGAGAGCCGGTGCTGCAGACGGTGCTGGAACCTGGAGATTTGCTCTATTTTCCCAGAGGCTTCATTCACCAAGCCGAATGCCAGGATGGAGTGCACTCTCTGCACCTGACCTTGTCCACATACCAGCGCAATACCTGGGGCGACTTCCTGGAGGCCGTACTGCCTCTGGCAGTGCAGGCTGCAATGGAGGAAAATGTGGAGTTTCGTAGGGGACTGCCCCGAGACTTTATGGATTACATGGGGGCCCAGCATTCGGAGTCTAAGGATCCGCGAAGAACTGCTTTCATGGAGAAAGTGCGGGTCTTGGTTGCCCGCTTGGGACACTTTGCCCCTGTCGATGCTGTGGCTGACCAGAGAGCCAAAGACTTCATCCACGATTCTCTACCCCCAGTGTTGACTGAGAGGGAGAGGGCGCTAAGCGTTTATGGGCTCCCAATTCGGTGGGAGGCTGGGGAACCCGTAAACGTGGGGGCCCAGTTGACAACAGAAACAGAAGTGCACATGCTTCAGGATGGTATAGCTCGGCTGGTGGGTGAGGGAGGCCATTTGTTTCTCTATTATACAGTGGAAAACTCCCGAGTTTATCATCTGGAAGAGCCCAAGTGCTTGGAGATATACCCCCAGCAAGCTGATGCCATGGAACTCCTGCTCCGCTCCTACCCAGAGTTTGTGAGGGTAGCGGACTTGCCGTGCGACAGTGTGGAGGACCAGCTTTCCCTGGCGACCATGTTATATGACAAGGGGCTGCTGCTCACCAAGATGCCTCTAACCTGA